In Caballeronia sp. NK8, the DNA window CGCGCAGGTCGGCGCGGAGAGCGAATGGCGCACCGCGAACACCCAGTCGATCAAGTCCAGTGCGCAGGAGGCCGGCATCGACCTGAAATTTTCCGACGCGCAGCAGAAGCAGGAAAACCAGATCAAGGCGATCCGCTCGTACATCGCGCAGAAGGTCGATGTGATCGCGTTCTCGCCGGTCGTCGAGACGGGCTGGGATACCGTGCTCGTCGAAGCGAAGAACGCGAAGATTCCGGTCGTGCTCACCGACCGCGCGATCAGCAGCAAGGACGACACGCTCTACGTCACCTTCATCGGCTCGGACTTCACCGAGGAAGGCCGCAAGGCAGGCCGCTGGCTGGTCGAGAAGGAAAAGGGCAATGCGGGGCCGATCAATATCGTCGAATTGCAGGGCACGGTCGGTTCGGCGCCCGCGATCGATCGCAAGAAGGGCTTCGAGGAAATCATCAAGTCCGATCCGAAGTTCAAGATCATCCGCTCGCAGACCGGCGACTTCACGCGCGCGAAGGGCAAGGAAGTGATGGAGGCGTTCCTCAAGGCCGAGGGCAAGAAGATCAACGTGCTCTACGCGCACAACGACGACATGGCGATCGGCGCGATCCAGGCGATCGAGGAAGCCGGCATGAAGCCGGGCAAGGACATCATCATCATTTCCGTGGATGGCGTGAAAGGCGCATTCGAAGCGATGATGGCGGGCAAGCTCAATGTGTCGGTCGAATGCAGTCCGCTGCTCGGGCCGCAGTTGATGTCGGTCGTGAAGGACATCAAGGCCGGCAAGTCCGTGCCCAAGCGCATCGTCACGCAGGAAGGCATCTTCCCGATGGAGGTCGCGGCGAAGGAATTCCCCAATCGCAAATACTGATCTCCGATGACTTCGCCCGTACTGGAGCTGCGCGGCATCGACAAGCGCTTCGCCGGCGTCCATGCGCTGCGGGACGTGAACCTCACCCTCTATCCGGGCGAGGTTCACGCGCTGATGGGTCAGAACGGCGCGGGCAAGTCGACGCTCATCAAGGTGCTGACCGGCGTCGTGAGCCTCGACGCCGGCGAGATCCTGCTCGACGGCCGCGCGATTCACCCCGACTCGCCGCTCGACGCGCAGAAGCTCGGCATCAGCACGGTCTATCAGGAAGTGAATCTCTGCCCGAACCTCTCCGTGGCGGAGAACATCTTCGCCGGCTACTTTCCGCGACGCGGCGCGCTCGCCGGCTTTCGCATCGACTGGGAAGCGACGAACCGGCAGGCGCGCGAACTGCTCGGGCGCATCGGGCTCGATATCGACGTGACGCGCGTGCTGACGAGCTATCCGGTCGCGGTGCAGCAGATGGTCGCGATCGCGCGGGCGCTGAAGCTGTCGTCGAAAGTATTGATTCTCGACGAGCCGACTTCCTCCCTCGACGACGACGAAGTGCGCCGCCTCTTCGACGTGCTGCGCCGCCTGCGTGAACAAGGGCTCGCGATTCTCTTCGTCACGCACTTCCTGAATCAGGTCTACGCGATCTCGGACCGCATCACGGTGCTGCGCAACAGCCGGCGCGTGGGCGAATGGCGCGCGAACGAACTCGGCACGCAGGCGCTCATCGCGGCGATGCTCGGCCGCGAACTCGCCGCCGCGCAGGCGCGCCAGCCGCCGCCCGACGACACCGAAGCGCACGCCACCGACGACGCCCTGCTCGACGCGGTACGCCTTGGTCAGAAGGGCCAGTTGCAGCCGCTCGATCTGCGCGTGCGGGCGGGCGAAGTGGTCGGCGTCGCGGGGCTGCTCGGCTCCGGGCGCACCGAACTCGCGAAGCTGCTGTTCGGCCTGGAGAAGCCCGACGAAGGCGAACTGCGCATCGACGGCGTGCCG includes these proteins:
- a CDS encoding ABC transporter substrate-binding protein; the protein is MKRRTVLVAMAAAPLGAMLPLPAFAQKPIVLGFAQVGAESEWRTANTQSIKSSAQEAGIDLKFSDAQQKQENQIKAIRSYIAQKVDVIAFSPVVETGWDTVLVEAKNAKIPVVLTDRAISSKDDTLYVTFIGSDFTEEGRKAGRWLVEKEKGNAGPINIVELQGTVGSAPAIDRKKGFEEIIKSDPKFKIIRSQTGDFTRAKGKEVMEAFLKAEGKKINVLYAHNDDMAIGAIQAIEEAGMKPGKDIIIISVDGVKGAFEAMMAGKLNVSVECSPLLGPQLMSVVKDIKAGKSVPKRIVTQEGIFPMEVAAKEFPNRKY
- a CDS encoding sugar ABC transporter ATP-binding protein encodes the protein MTSPVLELRGIDKRFAGVHALRDVNLTLYPGEVHALMGQNGAGKSTLIKVLTGVVSLDAGEILLDGRAIHPDSPLDAQKLGISTVYQEVNLCPNLSVAENIFAGYFPRRGALAGFRIDWEATNRQARELLGRIGLDIDVTRVLTSYPVAVQQMVAIARALKLSSKVLILDEPTSSLDDDEVRRLFDVLRRLREQGLAILFVTHFLNQVYAISDRITVLRNSRRVGEWRANELGTQALIAAMLGRELAAAQARQPPPDDTEAHATDDALLDAVRLGQKGQLQPLDLRVRAGEVVGVAGLLGSGRTELAKLLFGLEKPDEGELRIDGVPVSFATPAQAIRHGIAFCPEERKADGIVAELSLRENIALALQARMGARRCLTRAEQNALAERFVRALGIKAANLDMPIGLLSGGNQQKALIARWLATEPRLLILDEPTRGIDVAAKQEIMDEILRLASTGMAVLFISSEISEVVRVANRIVVLRDRRKVGELPAGTSEDTVCEMIGAEHG